TCTTAAATAAATTTGAAAATGAAAACATAAATGTTCTTTTGGGAACCCAGATGATTACAAAAGGACTTGATTTTAAAAATGTTACACTTGCAGCTGTCCTTGCGGCAGACGGTGGGCTTTACCTTGAAGACTACCGTGCACTTGAGAGAACATTTTCCCAGATAACGCAAGTTATGGGAAGAGCAGGCAGAGGGGATAAAAAAGGGATAGGAATTATCCAGACTTACAGTCCCGAACACTATGTTATCCGCCTTGCCAAAGACGGAAATTATGAGGAATTTTACAAAACTGAAATAAATTTAAGAAAAGAGATGAATTTTCCTCCGTTTTGTGATATAATAAATATAATTTGCCAGAGCGAAGATGAAAATCTTGGTAAAAAACTCATAAAAGAGTGTTATAATATACTTAGAAATGCAAAAATAAACCTTAAACTTTCGGATGAAGAACTTCGGATTTACAGACCTAATTATGCTCCTCTTGCTAAAATCAAGAACAAATACCGCTTCAGGATTTTAATAAAGGGAAAAGATTCTGATTTAGTTTCGCATATTTTGGAAAGTTTATATGTTAATTATAATAAAAATTATAAGGTAAAGGATATAAGTCTTTCGATAGACATTAATCCTGTAAACCTTTTATAGAAAGGGAACTATTATGGCTATAAGACAAATTTTAAAAGAAGGCGACGAAACTTTAAATAAAGTTTCAAGAAAAGTTGAAAAGATAGATGAACGTGTTCTTCAACTTTTAGACGATATGAAAGAAACTATGTATAAAGCTGACGGTGTCGGTCTTGCCGCACCTCAGGTAGGAATACTTAAAAGAGTTGTTGTTATCGATATCGGTGACGGTGTTTTAGAACTTATAAATCCTGAAATTATATGTTCAACAGGCGAACAATACGAAGTTGAAGGGTGTTTATCTCTTCCCGGCGTATCAGGAATAACCGAGCGACCAATGAATGTTCAGGTTGTTGCTCTTGACCGTGAGGGCTATCAGGTTGAAGTAACAGGAACAGGGCTTTTAGCAAGAGCATTATGTCATGAAATTGATCATCTTGACGGAATACTCTTCCGTAAGAGGGTTACCGAGTATTGCGAGGATTAGAATATGAAAGTTATTTTTATGGGAACTCCTGATTTTAGTGTTCCATGTTTAGAAATGCTTATAAAAGAAGGGTATGAAGTTCCCCTTGTTGTCACTCAGCCTGACAGGCAAAGAGGAAGAGGTCATAAAGTAAGTTTTTCACCTGTTAAAGAACTTGCTCTTAGTATGAATATTCCTGTTTTTCAGCCTGAATCGTTAAAGAACAATGAACTTTTATCTTATCTTGATGAAATAAAACCTGATGTTATAGTTGTCGTGGCTTACGGGAAACTTCTTCCTAAGTACATTCTTGATTATCCTAAGTACGGATGCATAAACGTTCACGCTTCCCTTCTTCCTAAATTAAGAGGAGCAGCGCCTATTCAGTGGAGCGTTATAAACGGAGATACTGTTACAG
The DNA window shown above is from Oscillospiraceae bacterium and carries:
- the def gene encoding peptide deformylase encodes the protein MAIRQILKEGDETLNKVSRKVEKIDERVLQLLDDMKETMYKADGVGLAAPQVGILKRVVVIDIGDGVLELINPEIICSTGEQYEVEGCLSLPGVSGITERPMNVQVVALDREGYQVEVTGTGLLARALCHEIDHLDGILFRKRVTEYCED